The following are encoded together in the Planococcus antarcticus DSM 14505 genome:
- a CDS encoding M20/M25/M40 family metallo-hydrolase, whose product MERLKALGLEDVRMDSEGNVHGLRKGRGKGPKVFVSAHLDTVFPEETDTTVQQKNGMMHAPGIGDDARGLAELPAVVRAISEAGIDNTGAIIFGGTVGEEGAGDLRGVKAFFAEHQDIDGFLSLDGPGSNDITYLATGSYRYKITYRGPGGHSFAAFGTPSATHALGRAMAAIADLETINEPKTTFSIGQVSGGTSVNAIAQEASMLVDLRSNDQQELDKLEHYFLEIVEKAARAENVRWGDDRLRVRINRFGNRPPASQSGDEPIVQVASAASHSLGAEPQLKKPSSTDANYLVSIGIPAIAIGLGGEFVKAHTLEEWHDPKNGYLAIQKSLMTILGLVGVEKISPPLL is encoded by the coding sequence ATGGAGCGTCTAAAAGCTCTAGGATTGGAAGATGTCCGTATGGATTCTGAAGGCAACGTCCATGGGTTAAGAAAAGGGCGAGGGAAAGGCCCAAAAGTATTTGTGTCGGCCCATCTGGATACAGTGTTTCCTGAAGAGACCGATACAACGGTGCAACAGAAAAATGGTATGATGCATGCACCTGGAATTGGTGACGACGCCCGTGGACTGGCCGAATTGCCGGCGGTCGTAAGAGCCATTAGCGAAGCAGGAATTGATAACACTGGAGCTATTATTTTTGGAGGGACAGTCGGTGAGGAAGGTGCAGGAGATTTGCGCGGCGTAAAAGCTTTTTTTGCTGAGCATCAGGACATTGATGGATTCTTGTCACTGGATGGGCCAGGATCCAATGACATTACCTATTTGGCCACAGGAAGCTATCGCTATAAGATTACATACAGAGGACCCGGAGGCCATAGCTTTGCGGCCTTTGGCACACCTAGTGCAACACATGCATTAGGTCGTGCAATGGCCGCAATTGCTGATTTGGAAACGATCAATGAGCCGAAGACGACTTTTTCGATCGGTCAGGTTTCCGGTGGCACCTCGGTGAACGCGATCGCTCAGGAAGCATCGATGCTAGTCGATCTTCGTTCCAACGATCAACAGGAACTGGATAAATTGGAACACTACTTTCTCGAAATTGTAGAAAAGGCGGCTCGAGCTGAAAATGTACGCTGGGGTGATGACCGGCTGCGAGTTAGAATCAACCGTTTTGGCAACCGTCCACCAGCAAGCCAATCGGGGGATGAGCCAATCGTGCAGGTGGCAAGCGCTGCGAGCCATTCGCTTGGAGCAGAACCGCAGTTAAAGAAACCGAGCAGCACCGATGCCAACTATCTGGTGAGCATTGGAATTCCGGCCATCGCCATCGGCCTCGGTGGAGAATTTGTCAAAGCACACACGTTGGAAGAATGGCATGATCCTAAAAATGGTTATTTGGCTATTCAAAAAAGCTTGATGACGATCCTTGGGTTGGTCGGAGTTGAAAAAATTAGTCCACCATTGCTCTAG